The genomic window GTTCATATCCCATCTCTTCGAAAATAGACAATATTCTTTGGGAATCGTATTCATTCATCTGACAACCAAAAGTCCTGATATAAACCTTCTTAATCATTTTAACTCTCTACCAAACCTCTTGTTTATTTTATTTTTTAATTCCTCATCAGTTAGCAAACCGTAAAATCTCTTTAAATTCTTTTTATCCCTAATAAGACCATAGGCATAGGTGCTGTAATATATACTCATCTGGTCATTTAATCCCTTACGCAAATTAATCACCGATGATGCCATACCTTCTTTAAGTAGCTGGTCTGTGATATTGTCGAGGTTACCGCACTTTCGCAAGTATTGATAGTTCTTTTGTTCTAAAAGATTTGCTTTTATTATTGGATACCCTATTTCGCACAAAATAAAGGTATAGTTATCAGGGATTGTATTGATCAAATGTTTTAATCTTTTTACATCATTTTTATCGCTATAGACTTTGATCAAACTTTTGTAATATCTGTCATTCTTCTCTACAAAACATCTATCTATTAGATTTATATCCACTTCTTTATTCAGCTTAAAATGGGCATCAAGGATCATACAATAGCTCTCAGGTAGAAGATCGATATGTTTATTATACTGATAAGATTTCAATACATCCTCAAACTTCCCTACTTTCCACACCCTTTCTATCGCCAAATTTATTGTATCTTTGTCCCTATACCTATTGTAAGCTTTCCAAAACTCCGTCATTAACTCTAATCTGTATAACTTTATACTTAATTGTTTTATCTCATCATTTGAAAGATTAGAAAGATTTATCAATGAAAAAGCCTTTTTAATACTATCCACTTTGTCTATCTGCATAATATAGTAAAACCTGAGTCTGTCAGAGAGGTTTTCAGGATCTATCTCAGTATTATTATCGATGGAACATGATGTACCTAGAAGAGCATTTTTCAAGCTATAATCCCTATATTTTTCTATCAAATCGTAAGCCTGTGTACAATTATCCATTGCTGTAATGTAAACATGATCAAAAATCATCCCCCTTTTATCAAAACGATTATCATCAATACCGTTAATCTGATAGAAATACCCCTTAGCTTTAACATAATCCTTCTTTAGAAGATATATCTTATAAAGTAGATACTTCGCAAAAATAGCTTCCTTACTTCTGTTATCCTTCTGGAGAAACTCCTCGAGATTCATAGCGGATATATCATAAAAACCATCGTTATAAGCACTCAAACCAACATAATAACTCTCTATCTCTGACCAACCAGTACTAAAAAAGCTAAACAATAAGAGCAATATTAAGATCAGTTTTTTATACATTCCGCCATTATCTCTATAGGGTGTTTTATGCTTTTTGCACTCATGTGTTCCATCTGCATTCTACAGGTAGGACAGTCTGTCGCTCCCAAATGGGAATTAGACCTATTTAACTTTTCTATCATCGGAGAACCTATCTTGACACTTAATTCATAGTTCTTGCTTGATATACCCCAACTACCTGCCATACCACAACAATGGGAGTTTAAATGCTCCACTTCGAGCCCCTTTACCTTTTTCATCATTAAAATAGATGAATCAGCATCTCTTTGTACCTTCAGATGACAAGGCATATGGTAAGAAACTTTAAGGGGAGCTGGTGCAGAAAAATTTACTCTATCAGAAAACTTGTTGACCAGAGAACTTATATGGATTAACTTCTGCTTAATAACAGGAATTATACTATCGTTTGATAGATAATTCCATTCCTCCATTAGAGAAAGACCACATGAGGAACAGGTTACGACTATAAAGTCTACATCATAGACCAACTTTTTCCAAGACTGTAGGTTTTCTTTTATTTTATCACTGGCATGCTTGACCATACCCTTAGAAAGCATGGGCAAACCGCAACAGTGCTGATTTGGTGTTATCACCTGCATACCCATACTTGTCAGAACCTTTATTGCCGATTCACCTATCTCTGGCTTTATATAAGAAGCATAACAACCACTAAAGTACAAAACCTTTATATCCCCCTCACCCTCATATCTCTTAACCCTTTCAAAAAGACAATCCTTTGGAAAAACCACAGGCTCCCTCTCCGCAGATATACCAATCAATGACTCTGCTACCTTTCTCACCATCTTAACATGTAACGGAAGATTTATAAACTTTGAGAACTTCCTTGTATATCTACCAGCAAGTTCAGCACTGACAAGCATCCGCTTTTCCAGTGACACACCGAACCTTTTTACATAATGACCCCTTGCTTCAATCGCCATTTTCGGAATATTGACATTGGAAGGGCATTCTTTATAACAACTACCACAATTTACACAATGATCTATTATATATTGGAAAGCAGATTCAAAAACAGCTTGATCAGGTATCTCTCCACTTATCAAATATCTTAAGATATTCGCTTTTGCCTTCGGTGCAGCAGCCTCATCCCTTGTAAACTTGTATATTGGACACATCCTTGTTGCAGTAGTAACAGTGGTACATTTTGAACAACCATGGCACTTTTCCACTTCTTCTAAAAAAGTACCATTCCATTTTAAAAGATTATCGAAAACCTCTTTACTTTTGTAATCCTTGCCATATCTAAGGTTTTTAAGCACTTGAAACTCATCATGATAGGTTTTTATCTCGGGATTTAAGATGTTGTATGGATCAAAAAGCCCTTTCACCTCAAGAAATAGTGGGTATATCCTTTCATACTGTTGTCTGATATAACAGCTCCTTATTCTCCCATCACCATGTTCACCAGATATGGCACCACCTAATGAATGCACTAGATCAAAGAACTCATCCGCAATAAGCTTTAACTTTATAACATCAGATTCCTCCTTAAGATTTAACAACGGTCTTGTATGCATTAACCCCTTTGCTATATGTCCATAGACAACAAAATTAACTTGATATTTTTCAAGGAGGGCATAGGTCCCCTCAAAATACTCCACTAGCCTATCTAAAGGTACAGCAGCATCTTCAATTAGGGCCAATATCTTTTTCTCACCCTTTAATTTATAAAGTATCGGTACAGCAGCTTTCCTAACAGCCCAAAATCTACTCTTCTCATCTTCCTCTATTGCTAAAAAGCTACTTGAGGATAGCCTTTCCTCTTCTAGTATCTTTTTTGCAAGGATAGCTTTTTCCTCTACTTCTGTTTTGTCGATAGAATCAAACTCAATGAGCAAAACATTATCTATACCACTGGGTATTCTATCTCTAAGGGACTCATCGGACTCCTTTGCAATTTTAAGTAGAGACTTATCCATGATCTCTATACCTGCAGGGCCAAGTGGCATGAGCTTTTGAACAGCCTTAGCTGATGATATAATATCATCAAAATATGCCACTACAAGGCTATCATAAGCAGGCTTTGGCTCAAGCTTGAATTTTAATTTGGTAACAACCGCCAAAGTCCCCTCAGAACCAGCAAGCAATTTCTTTATATTTAGCCTGCCATTTTCAACTAAACCTTTCAAGTTATAACCTGCTACATTATACCTTATATGGGGGTAAGAAGCCTCAATGTCATCTGCATTGTTTATGTAAATATCATATATCTTTTTAAACTGCTCAGGCAGATCATCATAATCAGCATGTTCCAGTTCACTTATCGAATACACTGAACCATCGCTTAAAATTAGCTCCGCATCCAGAATATAATCAGCCACATTTCCATACTTAACTGAGTGGGCACCACTTGCATTTGTTCCATACATACCTCCAAATGTGGCATACTCCCCACTGGAGGGATCAGGAGGGAAAAACAACCCCTTCCCCTTTAAAAACTCCTCCAACTCTCCAAATCTATATCCCGGTTCACATATAAAATACATTTTATCATAATCAATTTCTACAAGACGGTTCATATATTTTGAAAAATCAAGAACAATCCCTTTACCGATAGCTGATCCACATAGACCACTACCAGCCCCCCTGGAATGTAAACTAAAGCCATATTTCCTACAAAAACTTACCACCTCTACCACATCATTTCTATTTTTAGGGTATATCACCAGTATAGGCTCAACTTTAAATATACTACCATCTGTCGAATGCATGAGCCTTCTTAATTTATCGGTAAAAATATCCCCAGACACCCTTTCTTTTAATTCTTCAAAGATATTGCTTGTAAGATGAGGCATCAATTGCTCCTTGTTTTTTAAGTAAGAATATCTAAATTATATTAAAAATGTCAATAAATAATCTATATTGCCAAAAGATTTTGTCAATGAATGATTTTATGATTGTAATTTTTCCAAAAAGTCGATACAAACTGTGCAGATATTATCCCCAGAAAGAACTAACGTATTATCAAGACCAAAATTCCCTTTTATAGAAGATTCAGCAAGCACTTTTAATATAGTATGGGGATCTATATTAGTACTATCATCAAAGAAAAATTTTATCTGTTTACCAGATATCACAACCTTTTTAATACTTATTCTTGAAGAAAGATATTTTATATACATGATATTCAAAAGATTCCTCACAGGTTCAGGGATATCGCCATAATTTGAGCTAAGCTCCTCTTCCAAAGAAAGGTACATTTGCCTATCCAAATCAGATAACCTATTATACCACCTCATCCTTTCTGTAGGCTCAACAATATAATCGGCAGGTATAAAATAAGGTATGGAGGCTTGAATTTCTGTATCCACATGTTTTACATGTTCCCCCTTTAGCTCCTGAATAGCATCATTAATCATTTGTATATACAACTCATAACCTATACTTGAAATATGCCCTGACTGTTCAGCTCCAAGCATTTCACCTGCACCTCTTAACTGGAGATCATAAGAGGCAATTTTAAAACCACTCCCCAAATCAGACATTTGTTGGATAATCTTAATCCTCTTTTTTGCAAGTATCGATAGTAGATTAAAGTTCCTCACAAAAAGGTAACAATACCCCCTTCTGTCAGATCTGCCAACCCTTCCCTTTAGCTGATAAAGCTGAGACAGTCCAAACCGTTCTGCACCATCAATAATGATAGTGTTTACATTCGGTATATCTATACCATTTTCAATTATAGTGGAACACACCAAAACATCCAGATCCCCTTCATAAAATCTGTCAAGCACCTTTTCTACCTTAGCAGGATCCATCTGCCCATGAGCTATTTCCACCCTGGCTTCAGGTAGCATCCCCTTTATTCTGTATGCCACTTCTTCAATCTTTTTTAAATCGTTAAATAGGTAATATGCCTGGCCTCCTCTTTTTAGCTCATGTAATAGGGCATTTTTGACCTCATCCTCACTGCTAATGATATTTGTAATCACAGGCAGTCTATCTTCAGGAGGGGTTTCGATTATACTAATATCCCTTATACCAGATAGAGAAAACTGCAATGTTCTTGGAATAGGCGTGGCACTCATTGCAAGAACATCTATATTACTTTTTAAATTTTTTATCTTCTCCTTATGAGCTACCCCAAACCTTTGTTCTTCATCTATCACCAATAACCCGAGATCCTTAAAAATCACATCATTCGAAAGTAATCTGTGAGTACCTATGATGATATCCACTGCACCTCTTGAGAGATCTTTTAAGACCTCACTTATCTCTTTTCTGGATCTAAATCTTGATATATATTCTATCCTAAATGGTAGATATTTAAACCTCTTTTTAAACGTTTCAAAATGCTGTTTAACAAGTATCGTAGTGGGAGCAAGTATTGCCACCTGTTTACCAGAGGAGCAACATTTACAAGCAGCCCTTACAGCTACCTCTGTTTTACCAAAACCCACATCGCCACATACAAGTCTATCCATCGGCTGTTCTTTCTCCATATCATACAAAACATCCTTAATGGCATTAAGCTGGTCCTCAGTTTCATCATATTCAAAAGAATCTTCAATAATTTTTAGAAAAGCCCCATCATCTTTGAAAGCAAACCCTTTTTTTGCTTTTCTTTCTGCATAAAGCTTTAAGAGATCTATGGCAATCTTCTTAGCACTTTTTTGAGCCTGCTCTTTGAGTTTTTTCCATTTTGTACTTTGCAGTGAATTTATCTTTGGCGCTGAGTCTCCAACCCCAATATATTTTTGTATTTGTCCAATATTTTCAAGGGATACAAAAAGTATCTCTCCACCCTCGTATTCAATTGTAAGATAATCACCCTCAATACCACCTATCTTTTTATGCTCCAAACCTTTAAATATACCTATACCATAGTCAACATGTACCACATAATCGCCGATCTCAAGATCAGAGATGTTCGTCCTGAAAACATCTTTTCTACCCTTCTTTCTCCCCTTTCGCACAAACCCAAAGATATCTTCATCTCTAAAGAACGCCAAATGATCCTTTTCATTTATAAAACCCCCTGTTATGGAAAAAGGGTACATGTTAAGTTTTGCCACATTGAGTTCTTCGTAAGATTTACATACGTTTATATCAATCTCATAATCTCTAAAAAAGTCTTTTATAATAGTTTGAAATCTTTCACTTTCTACAGCTACAACTGTTTTAATACCTTTACCTCTGTACTCTTTAAAAAAATCTGCAAGCCTTGCAAGGCTCTGGTAACTATTCTTTAACCCCTGTACAACAAATGTAGTGCTCTTAAAATCTATCAATTTTGTCGATCCCTCGGTATACACCTCTGTTAACCATACTATCTCCTTGTCCAGCACTTTTTTTAGATCCTGCTTCGTTAAAAAATTACCATTTAGAATAAAATCATCCACGGAGTACTCCCCACAAGCATCCATGAGCCTTAGATAAAACTTATCTATCTCATGTTCCAAATGTTCACCGATATAGACAATTTCCCAATCCTTTAGGTAATCAAAGAGGGTACTCATCTGTTTGTATACACAAGGAGCATACCAGTGATGTCCAGCAAACTTACCGTATAGATTAGCCTTTTCTTTTAAGGTATCACTTTTTAAAGCCTTCTTGAAATCATCAAGATCATAAATCCCTTCGTTTGCAGGTATAATAACGAACTCTTTTAGTTCCATTGTTCTTTTTTGGGTATCTATGTTATACTCATAAATAGCTTCTATATCGTTATCAAAAAACTCTACTCTTATTGGGGAATCGTAGTTAACCGGATAGAAATCCACGACATCCCCTCTGTACGAAAACTCCCCTTCTCCTGTTACTATCTCCACCTGTATGAAGCCTAAATAGTCCAAATAATAGATAAGCTCATCCCTATTGAAGATATCTCCTTTTCTAATAGTTATGAGAGAAGAGCTAAGTATTTCAGAAGGTATTACCTTTTTGACAAGCCCATAAATAGTACACAAAACCACACCACTACTGCCATTGAGAAGTTTTATAAGGGTTTCAAGTCGTTTACCTACAATTTTGGGCATTATTCTTGTTTTCTCAAAGGGCTCATGCTGATAGCTGGGAAAGGGAAGTAGATGATCTTTAAGGAAAAAGTCTAATTCATTAAAAATCCTTTCATAAAGATAATCGTCCACCAACACAAGGTATTTTTTATTTCTATCGATAAATTTTGTAAGGTAATAACTTCTAGCACTACCCCAAAGCCCTGAAAACTCTTTATACTCTAATGACAGGGGGTTAGCCCCTTGAACCATATCTCTTTAAGACCTCATCGATGATATTTGTCGTTGCAAACCCTTCTTCATAGTTTAACGATAACACTTTACCACCATGCTTTAATACTATATCAGCACCAACAATCTGATCAATCTGCCAATCCCCACCTTTTACTAAAATATGGGGCATAATATCCTTTATGAGCTCATAGGGCGTATCCTCTTCAAAAAAGGTAACAAAATCTACACTTTTTAAAGCATTCAACATAATCAATCGTTCATTAAGTGAGTTTATCGGTCTTTTTTCCCCTTTTAATCTCCTTACCGAAGCATCAGAATTCACACCGACTACAAGCAAATCACCTAACTTTTTGGCCTCCTCTAAATATTTTATATGTCCCACATGTAAAATATCAAAACAACCATTTGTAAATACGAGCCTATTTTGTTTTCTTAAAATGCTAAAAAAACTCTTCACGTCACTTCTATCTATAATAGCCATTACTCCATCTCCGCAAATCTTCCAAACATTATCTCATCCACTATGCCACATATTATATGAAAGCTTATGATATGTATCTCCTGAATACGCGCCGTAACATCGGAATCAACCCTTAAAAGTATATCACAAAGACCCATCATCTTACCTCCACTTTTTCCAGTAAAACCGATACTTTTAATACCCAGTTTTGAAGCTGTTCTAAGAGCCTTTATAACATTAGGGGAATTACCACTTGTAGATATGGCTATCACTATATCACCCTCAGATCCCAAAGCCTCTATCTGTTTTGAAAATATATCCTCGAAACTATAATCATTTCCAATAGAAGTTAGGATAGATGAATCAGTCGTAAGAGCAATCGCCGGCAAAGGAGGTCTTTCCATCTGAAATCTATTTACAAACTCTGCAGCTACATGTTGAGCATCTGCAGCAGAACCCCCATTGCCGAATATTAATAACTTACCACCTTTCAGAAAAGTGTTTGCTATCTCCTTTGATATCTCAAGAAGTATGGGAGTTGCCTCAGCGAAAAAACGGTTTTGAACAGTTTTTATATCGTTAATAATATCGTCAATATATTTTTCCATGGGTCACCTCATAGCTTTTCTGCAGCTTTTGTTGCAAGAGCAGAACGCTCACCTTTTATGAGCATTATCGATGCAGCTATAGGATCATTTTTAAACCTATCCACAACATAGCTCAAACCATTTGAATATATATCTATATAAGGATTATCAATCTGATTGGGATCACCGGTGAGAACAATCTTGGTTCCTTCCCCAGCTCGTGTTAGGATTGTTTTTATCTCATGGGGGGTAAGGTTTTGTGCTTCATCCACGATGAAGTATTGGTGGGGGATACTTCTACCCCTAATATAGGTAAGCGCCTCGATCTCCACCATATTCTGGGCAAAAAGCTCTTTGTATGATAGTTCACTATCACTTTGATCCAAAATAAGTGTGAGATTGTCGTACACAGGCTGCATCCATGGGTTTATCTTTTCTTTTAGTTCTCCAGGTAAATACCCCAAATCTTTTCCCATAGGAAATATCGGCCTTGACACCAACAACTTTTTGTATGCCCCATCATCCACCACTTTCTTAAGCCCTGCAGCAATAGCCAATAATGTTTTTCCTGTTCCTGATATCCCCACAAGACATACCAGTTTTATATTATCATCCATTAGGGCATCAAATGCAAAACGTTGTTCCGTGTTTCGTGCCGTTATCCCCCACAAACCATCTTTAAACTCAACAATCTTCCGAATATGCATCTGTTCATCAAACTTCGCCAAAACAGAGTGCCCAGGCCTGCTGTTGGAATCTAATCTAACATATTCATTTATAAACCCATCAAAGCCAGGATTAGGGACAATATGGTTTTTATAAAGTAAATCTATAATTTCATCATCTACCTGTAAAACCTTTGTCCCCTCAGCAAAATCAACAAAATCAGACCTTTCCTGGGTATAATCTATAGACTTTACCCCTAAAACATCAGCTTTTATTCTAAGGTTGGCATCTTTGGTCACAAATATAGTTTCATAAGGCTCATGCTCCTTCAACCATATAGCCACAGATATGATAAGATTATCAGCTTTATCGTGGATTAGATCATTAGAGACCTTTGAACTGATGGTATGATTGCAGATATTTACCCTTATCTTACTACCATTGGGTAGATACACCCCTTCTCTTAAATCCCCTTGTTTTCTCAAATCATCTAAGAATCTACCAAAAAATCTGGCATTGTATCCTGTTTGATCCATATTCTTTTTAAAATTATCTATCTCTTCAATGACCATGATAGGAATATTTATTATCGCATTTTCAAAAGAATCAACCGCTTTTGGATCGTAAAGGATTACATTGGTATCCAAAACATAGTTAACCATAATTCCCCCTAAAACTTTTTAAAACATTATATATAGTTTTAATAGTTATGCAAGTATTTTGACTTTTTCATTGACATTGACACATTAAAATGTTTATAAAAGTTTTAAGCAAAGAAAAAAGGAGATAGAACATGTCAAATGAAACCAACACCCAATTTGCCATCGGCAATATTTGGTTCCCTGGTCTTTCCTACAACACATACTTGGCCAAACCTGAGGAATCAGACAAACATCAATTAGGGATCGTTCTCGATACTTCTGTGGAAAATGCAGTTTTACTCAACAAGCTTGAAGATGGGAAGCATGTTTACAGATTTGGAATCAAATTTAACTTTAAAGCCGTAAACCCCATGGAAGATAAAAATCTACTCATATTTGAAACGGTTGGCCTGATGAGTGGGGATATAATCATGGATGATGAACATGATATAGACCTGTTAAAGAACTTTATCAAAGTTAATCAAAATATGATAGCATACCCATACATAAGAACCACTGTAGATCAAATGATTACAAAAGCAGGTCTTCCACCTCTATCGATGTTGATATTCTATTAAAAGTAAGGTGGAATACCACCTTACACTTTATTCCAGGGGATTTTCCCCTCTTCTAAATATTCTTTAATACTTTTTACACAAAGATCAGCCATATTATAGCGAGTATCTTCGGATGCACTACCTATATGGGGTAGTAAAACCACATTGTCCAGGTCAAAAAGCCCCTCGTCGATAACGGGCTCATATTCATAGACATCCAAACCAGCCCCTCTAATAATATTATTTCTTAAAGCATAAACCAGATCTGACTCTTTGACTATTGGTCCCCTCCCCGCATTTACAAATATCGCAGATGGTTTCATCCTTTTAAACGTCTCCAGCGTAAAAGCATATTTAGTAGATTCATTTAATGGAGCAAGGACAACTATATAGTCTGATGTAGATACAAGTTCATCAAAAGTCACCCACTTTGCCCCTGTCAGTACCTCACCCTCAAACTTTCTGTTTCTACTATAATAAACGATATCCATCTCAAACCCCTTACAGCATCTTGCAAAAGCCTGCCCAATCCTGCCAAATCCGTAAATACCCACCCTCTTTTTATACAGATCTTGACCTAAAAAAAGGTTTGGGGTCCAGCCGGTAAACCTCCTCTCCCGGGTAAATCGGTCGGCCTCTACTATTCTTCTGGCAGCAGCTATCATGAGGGCAAAGGCCAACTCCGCAGTGGTTTCAGTAAGTATATGTGGAGTATTGCATACAAGAATACCTTTTTGTTTAGCATAATTTACGTCAATATTGTTATAACCTACGGCATAATTTACAATTATTTTCAAATTTTCCCCTGTATCTATTAGATCCCTATCTATCTTATCCGACAACATAGAGATAATACCATCAGCATCAACAACTTCTTTCAACAAAAACTTACTATCCATCTGTTTATCTTCATCGTTATATACAAGATTATAACCTGCAAAAGCATCTTTTATAGGATATGGCAATCTCTGGGTAACAATAATCTTTTTCATAATCATCACCTACCTATAATTTTTTCTTTTAAACAGATCTGTCCTTTTGGAAATGATTCTATCTATAAACAAAACACCATCGAGGTGATCGATCTCATGTTGGATTAATATAGCCTCAAACCCTTCAGTCTCTATAACCCTCATATTCCCGCTCTCATCCAAAAATTGGACCACAATCCTTGAAGCTCTGGCCACATTACCAGTATAATCAGGCACACTCATACAACCCTCACGAAATTGGGTAAGACCTTCCCATTTTACTATCTCTGGGTTTATCATAGTATTGGGGCCATGATGATCCTTGCATTTAGGGTTTTTAGAGGGGTCGATGACGATTACCCTTATTAATTCACCTATTTGGGGGGCAGCTATGCCCACAGAATGCCCAGAGGCCTCCATGGTATCTTTCAAATCCTGAATAACCCCTTTTACATAATCATCTATCACTTCAACCTCTTTTGATATCTCTTTTAAGATTGGGTTAGGATAAGTGAGCACCTCTCTTACAGCCATATCAAAACTCGAAGGTTTCTATCGATTTGACATTTACATCGATACCTAAATCCTTAGTAATAGACTTTAGATCATCAATCCAGACCTCAGAAACACTTTTTGGTACAACTACTTCCATGATCATTATATATATAGGCTTGTTCTCCTTACCTGCTACCTTAGTCTGAAGATCTACAATATTAATACCTTTTTCTGCCAGAAACTTTGACACCTTATACACAATACCCGCTTTATCAGCTCCATAAACTGAAATAGAAAAGCTTTCCCCTTCTACAACTACAGGGTTTCTATCTATCCTTTTTGCACTTATAGTCATATAATCGAGAGTTTCAAACATCTTTTCTATCTCTTTTGCACTAAAATCGACATTTTTACTAACCACGAGGATCATAGAAAAGATCCCCCTTAAAAGAGTTGAACTTGAATCCTCTATATTAAAACCGTTATCATATAGTATCTTCGTCACCTCAGCTACTATCCCAGGTCTATCCTCCGAAACAAATGTAAGAGCATAAAATCTTCTATCCATACCTTGCCTCCAAAGAGGTATTGTTAACAAATTCACCGATGATATCATTTGGCTCGATGTTATATTTTTTCGCATCCAGAGCTGTTAATATAGTTTTATAATGTTTTTTAGTCAATAAATTATATTCGTTAAGATCAAAAAGATAAGGGGCACATTTTTTCTGTTCCTTATCGGTAACCACAATCACCAGAGGGTACTGGGGTTCTTTTATATTTTCCTTAAAAACAACCGCTATCTCACCTGTATCCAAAAGGACAACTGTACCTGAAGGATATCCACCAAGTATTTCGATAAACATCTTGATTAGGAGGTTATTGAAATGTAGCCCTACATTTTTCAGCATCTCCTGTATAGCTTGAGGAGCAGATTTACCATTTCTATATGCTTTATCACTTGTAATAGCATCATAGACATCTGAAACAGAAGTAATTTTTGCAATCTTGGGTATGCTCATCTCCTTAAGCCCTTTTGGGTAACCACTACCATCCGATTTCTCATGGTGAAACAAAACAGCTTCAAGTACCGGGGTTGGAAACCTACCCTTTAACATCTCATAACCATACTCTGGGTGTTTCTTTATCATCTGGTACTCTTCCTCTGTGAGTTTAGCAGGCTTTTTGAGAATATACTCCGGTATCTTTACTTTACCCACATCATGAAGCAGCCCCCCTACACCTGCTAATTTCATCTGATCTATATCAAAACCCATTTTTCTGGCAAGAGCCATATTGAGAATGGATACATTCATAGCATGACTGATTTCGTAATCATTGCTATCTTTTATCCGGGCAATACTGGCAACTAAAGTAGGTTTTTTAAAACATTCCTCCAAAAAATTATCCACAACTATGGTGATATCCTCATAATAAATATTTTTATTAGCTCTAATATCCCCCATAATCTCATAAACAATTTCTATGCTATTTTTATGCATCCTCTGGATATGACCCACCTCTTCTATTGTAGCTGAGTATTTTTTAAGATCCTTTTGATCGATACTATGTTCCACCTCTTTAATCGTATCAATCTCTGGTCTTGTAAGATTCTCTTCAACAGAAATGAATACTTTTTCCACACCATAATTTTTCAGGATTTTAATAAATTCATCCGATTCCAAAGGCTTACCAAAAAAAGGTAGTTTAAGCCATTCCTTATCACATTTTAGGACCGTCATTCCCAACTTTAAACTGTCAATTGGAATTGCTTTTAACATATACCCCCCATATCCGCTTGACATTCGTCTCTGTTGTATTATTATAATATAAAAATGAAAA from Calditerrivibrio sp. includes these protein-coding regions:
- a CDS encoding D-sedoheptulose 7-phosphate isomerase is translated as MEKYIDDIINDIKTVQNRFFAEATPILLEISKEIANTFLKGGKLLIFGNGGSAADAQHVAAEFVNRFQMERPPLPAIALTTDSSILTSIGNDYSFEDIFSKQIEALGSEGDIVIAISTSGNSPNVIKALRTASKLGIKSIGFTGKSGGKMMGLCDILLRVDSDVTARIQEIHIISFHIICGIVDEIMFGRFAEME
- a CDS encoding PhoH family protein encodes the protein MVNYVLDTNVILYDPKAVDSFENAIINIPIMVIEEIDNFKKNMDQTGYNARFFGRFLDDLRKQGDLREGVYLPNGSKIRVNICNHTISSKVSNDLIHDKADNLIISVAIWLKEHEPYETIFVTKDANLRIKADVLGVKSIDYTQERSDFVDFAEGTKVLQVDDEIIDLLYKNHIVPNPGFDGFINEYVRLDSNSRPGHSVLAKFDEQMHIRKIVEFKDGLWGITARNTEQRFAFDALMDDNIKLVCLVGISGTGKTLLAIAAGLKKVVDDGAYKKLLVSRPIFPMGKDLGYLPGELKEKINPWMQPVYDNLTLILDQSDSELSYKELFAQNMVEIEALTYIRGRSIPHQYFIVDEAQNLTPHEIKTILTRAGEGTKIVLTGDPNQIDNPYIDIYSNGLSYVVDRFKNDPIAASIMLIKGERSALATKAAEKL
- a CDS encoding protein-export chaperone SecB encodes the protein MSNETNTQFAIGNIWFPGLSYNTYLAKPEESDKHQLGIVLDTSVENAVLLNKLEDGKHVYRFGIKFNFKAVNPMEDKNLLIFETVGLMSGDIIMDDEHDIDLLKNFIKVNQNMIAYPYIRTTVDQMITKAGLPPLSMLIFY
- a CDS encoding D-glycerate dehydrogenase encodes the protein MKKIIVTQRLPYPIKDAFAGYNLVYNDEDKQMDSKFLLKEVVDADGIISMLSDKIDRDLIDTGENLKIIVNYAVGYNNIDVNYAKQKGILVCNTPHILTETTAELAFALMIAAARRIVEADRFTRERRFTGWTPNLFLGQDLYKKRVGIYGFGRIGQAFARCCKGFEMDIVYYSRNRKFEGEVLTGAKWVTFDELVSTSDYIVVLAPLNESTKYAFTLETFKRMKPSAIFVNAGRGPIVKESDLVYALRNNIIRGAGLDVYEYEPVIDEGLFDLDNVVLLPHIGSASEDTRYNMADLCVKSIKEYLEEGKIPWNKV
- the def gene encoding peptide deformylase, encoding MAVREVLTYPNPILKEISKEVEVIDDYVKGVIQDLKDTMEASGHSVGIAAPQIGELIRVIVIDPSKNPKCKDHHGPNTMINPEIVKWEGLTQFREGCMSVPDYTGNVARASRIVVQFLDESGNMRVIETEGFEAILIQHEIDHLDGVLFIDRIISKRTDLFKRKNYR
- a CDS encoding ACT domain-containing protein, yielding MDRRFYALTFVSEDRPGIVAEVTKILYDNGFNIEDSSSTLLRGIFSMILVVSKNVDFSAKEIEKMFETLDYMTISAKRIDRNPVVVEGESFSISVYGADKAGIVYKVSKFLAEKGINIVDLQTKVAGKENKPIYIMIMEVVVPKSVSEVWIDDLKSITKDLGIDVNVKSIETFEF
- a CDS encoding HD-GYP domain-containing protein codes for the protein MLKAIPIDSLKLGMTVLKCDKEWLKLPFFGKPLESDEFIKILKNYGVEKVFISVEENLTRPEIDTIKEVEHSIDQKDLKKYSATIEEVGHIQRMHKNSIEIVYEIMGDIRANKNIYYEDITIVVDNFLEECFKKPTLVASIARIKDSNDYEISHAMNVSILNMALARKMGFDIDQMKLAGVGGLLHDVGKVKIPEYILKKPAKLTEEEYQMIKKHPEYGYEMLKGRFPTPVLEAVLFHHEKSDGSGYPKGLKEMSIPKIAKITSVSDVYDAITSDKAYRNGKSAPQAIQEMLKNVGLHFNNLLIKMFIEILGGYPSGTVVLLDTGEIAVVFKENIKEPQYPLVIVVTDKEQKKCAPYLFDLNEYNLLTKKHYKTILTALDAKKYNIEPNDIIGEFVNNTSLEARYG